A single region of the Triticum dicoccoides isolate Atlit2015 ecotype Zavitan chromosome 2B, WEW_v2.0, whole genome shotgun sequence genome encodes:
- the LOC119362599 gene encoding protein EARLY RESPONSIVE TO DEHYDRATION 15-like, which produces MSTMAMSALNPDAPMFIPAAFKKVEDYSPEWWELVKTTAWFRDHWFRQHQLYEDLADDVDDVAALLPDDSVDLLDADDLFYSPPSPQPQPDFYHYKPAGFGGDMDAVLKTLSLNSPRGGGPAPAWAPMRHAEKPAQHVSPRAGGGARRAIHQPR; this is translated from the exons ATGAGCACCATGGCGATGTCGGCGCTGAACCCGGACGCGCCCATGTTCATCCCGGCGGCGTTCAAGAAGGTGGAGGACTACTCGCCCGAGTGGTGGGAGCTGGTCAAAACCACCGCCTGGTTCCGCGACCACTGGTTCCGCCAGCACCAGCTCTACGAGGACCTCGCCGACGACGTCGACGACGTCGCCGCCCTCCTCCCCGACGACTccgtcgacctcctcgacgccGACGACCTCTTCTACTCCCCGCCGTCGCCCCAGCCCCAGCCCGACTTCTACCACTACAAACCAGCAG GtttcggcggcgacatggacgcggTGCTGAAGACGCTGAGCCTGAACTCGCCGAGGGGCGGTGGCCCGGCACCAGCCTGGGCGCCGATGAGGCACGCCGAGAAGCCGGCGCAGCACGTCAGCCCCAGGGCCGGCGGCGGCGCCCGCCGCGCCATCCACCAGCCTCGCTAG
- the LOC119362598 gene encoding ubiquitin carboxyl-terminal hydrolase 24-like, giving the protein MSGADKVVLFGSFTEDETKLFQGQPAKSEEKSWELPEIQFGSLNFSVLSLEKGANAISEGSAHSPKPTYGHTKDLAGSSKKEAVASTLPNGGPVLFNGFPAEVSPNNGILKNVKSEASVPSAGPVGNLKETKATVALAGPLSNLKKTEAPVPSARPVNDAKKNEALALSPGPVNNVKKEATVPSAGPVNNVKKTKATAPSAGPANNVKKTEATAPSAVSANNVKKAEPTVPSARHVNNVKKAEATVPSPVPVNNVKKAEATVPSPGPVNNVKKAEATVPSPGPVNNVKKADATVPSPVPVNNVKKAEATVPSPAPANTVKKTESVVPSVAPIKSISSSTPIEGPGPHHDGLRCTESSSSAMLVTENGSTGADAPIIAAPADESVTSLNKEAYQNKPLLPHGLKNTGNICFLNATLQAFLSCFPFVQLVQDLRNRTIPKAGYPTLSAFIELVSQFDVLDESTMKKDERFALVAAKVINPTMFDQVLRNFTPDVPAGTSARPRQEDAQEFLSFAMDRMHDELLRLNGNGSNSKEGMVVSSDDDDAWETVGRKNKSAIMRTQSFVPSDLSAIFGGKLQSVVKAAGNKASATVQPFLLLHLDIFPDAVQTLDDALHLFSTPESLEGYRTTAGKAGVVTARKSFKIHELSKIMILHLKRFSYGNRGCTKLYKPLHFPLELVLNRDLLSSPSSEGRRYELVATITHHGSGPSRGHYTADAKRDGGQWLRFDDGHVMPINVNKVLHNPAYILFYEQV; this is encoded by the exons atgagcggcgccgacaag GTTGTGTTGTTTGGGTCCTTCACGGAGGATGAGACCAAGTTGTTCCAGGGGCAGCCTGCTAAAAGTGAGGAGAAATCATGGGAACTACCTGAGATCCAGTTTGGGTCACTGAATTTTTCTGTGCTAAGTTTAGAGAAAGGGGCAAATGCTATCTCTGAAGGCTCTGCCCATTCTCCAAAACCAACTTATGGCCATACAAAGGATCTCGCTGGCAGTAGTAAGAAGGAAGCTGTAGCATCTACCTTACCAAATGGTGGGCCAGTGCTGTTCAATGGATTTCCTGCCGAAGTTTCTCCTAATAATGGTATTCTCAAGAATGTGAAGTCTGAAGCTTCGGTTCCTTCAGCTGGGCCTGTCGGCAATTTAAAGGAGACCAAAGCAACGGTTGCTTTAGCTGGCCCTTTGAGCAATTTAAAGAAGACTGAAGCTCCAGTTCCTTCAGCTCGTCCTGTCAATGATGCAAAGAAGAATGAAGCTCTGGCTCTTTCACCTGGGCCTGTCAACAATGTAAAGAAGGAAGCTACGGTTCCTTCAGCTGGGCCTGTCAACAATGTAAAGAAGACTAAAGCCACAGCTCCTTCAGCTGGGCCTGCCAACAATGTAAAGAAGACTGAAGCCACGGCCCCTTCAGCTGTGTCTGCCAACAATGTGAAGAAGGCTGAACCTACCGTTCCTTCAGCGAGGCATGTCAACAATGTGAAGAAGGCTGAAGCTACGGTTCCTTCACCTGTGCCTGTCAACAATGTGAAGAAGGCTGAAGCTACGGTTCCTTCACCCGGGCCTGTCAACAATGTGAAGAAGGCTGAAGCTACGGTTCCTTCACCTGGGCCTGTCAACAATGTGAAGAAGGCTGATGCTACGGTTCCTTCACCCGTGCCTGTCAACAATGTGAAGAAGGCTGAAGCTACAGTTCCTTCACCCGCCCCTGCTAACACTGTAAAGAAAACTGAATCTGTGGTTCCTTCAGTTGCGCCTATCAAGAGCATTAGCAGTTCAACACCAATTGAAGGGCCAGGGCCGCACCATGATGGTCTCAGATGTACAGAAAGCAGCAGTTCAGCTATGTTAGTAACTGAGAATGGAAGCACAGGTGCTGATGCACCTATTATTGCAGCTCCAGCAGATGAGTCCGTCACAAGTTTGAATAAGGAAGCCTATCAGAATAAGCCGTTGCTTCCTCATGGTTTGAAGAATACAGGAAATATATGCTTCCTGAATGCAACTTTGCAGGCTTTCCTTTCATGCTTCCCTTTTGTTCAGCTTGTACAAGACCTGAGGAACCGGACTATACCCAAG GCTGGCTACCCTACTCTGAGTGCATTCATTGAGCTCGTCTctcagtttgatgtacttgacgagTCCACTATGAAGAAAGATGAGAGGTTTGCTTTAGTCGCTGCAAAAGTAATCAATCCTACCATGTTCGATCAAGTTCTGAGAAATTTTACTCCAGATGTACCGGCTGGAACATCTGCTCGGCCAAG ACAAGAAGATGCCCAAGAGTTCCTAAGTTTTGCCATGGATAGAATGCATGATGAACTGTTGAGGCTTAATGGCAATGGTTCAAATTCAAAGGAAGGTATGGTTGTTTCTTCTGATGATGACGATGCCTGGGAGACTGTAGGTAGGAAGAACAAATCTGCAATCATGAGAACGCAGAGTTTTGTTCCCTCCGATCTAAGTGCTATTTTTGGAGGCAAGCTGCAAAGTGTAGTGAAAGCTGCAG GTAACAAAGCGTCAGCAACCGTTCAGCCTTTCCTGCTGCTCCATCTTGATATATTTCCAGATGCTGTTCAAACTCTTGACGATGCACTTCATCTGTTTTCCACCCCTGAATCTTTGGAAGGATACAGAACAACTGCTGGAAAG GCCGGAGTGGTGACAGCTAGGAAATCATTCAAGATACACGAACTTTCAAAGATAATGATACTGCACTTGAAGAGGTTCAGTTATGGAAATCGTGGGTGTACTAAACTGTACAAGCCACTCCACTTCCCTCTTGAACTGGTCCTCAATCGGGATCTGCTGAGCTCACCATCATCAGAG GGTAGAAGATACGAGCTTGTTGCAACCATCACTCATCACGGGAGCGGCCCGTCCAGGGGCCATTACACTGCTGATGCGAAGCGTGACGGTGGGCAGTGGCTTCGGTTCGATGACGGCCATGTCATGCCCATCAATGTGAACAAGGTGTTGCATAACCCAGCGTATATCCTGTTCTACGAGCAAGTTTAA